CGGCCCGCTGCCGTGCCGGCAGCAACGCCAACATGGCCTCCAGCCGGGTCCGTTCGTCCACCGCGGCCGTCTCGTCTCCCGCTCCGGGCGGGTCGGGCAGCTGGTCGACGGGGTGCTCGCCCCACCATCGACGCCGTGCCGAGCGTGCCGCGGCACGGGCCAGGACCTTGCGCACATAGGCCTCGGGCGCCTGGTGGGCCACCTTCGGCCAGGCGAACCACAGTTTGACCAGCGCGTCCTGCAGCAGGTCCTCGGCCCGGTACCGGTCTCCGCCGGTGAGCAGCCGCGCCAGGTGCAGCAAGGCCGACCACCGGGCAGCCACGAACCGGTCGAACTCAACGGCCCGCTGCTGCCCCGTCAACGTCGCCCCCCAGCCCCCTGCCGAACACGCCGGCTTCCGCCGCTGTCACCCTTAACAAGACGCTGGGCCCCGCCCCGCTATGCACTCCCACAGTGTGGCGTGGGTCACGTCCGCCGGTTCGCGGGGGCCTGCGCTCCGGCCGGAGTGAACGGCCTGGGGTGGCGTCCCGGCGAGTGGGTAGCCATACCGGCCGTGCGGCTTCGCTCCACACCGAGGTGGTGACCTGCGAATTCACGAAGCCGCGCCGCTGTACCACTCCGCGGGACACCACCCCGCCTGGTGGTCATGCGGCAGCCGGTGGCCGCCAAGTCGCCTCGACCAGGGCCCGTTCGGTGCCGGACAGGTAGACGGCCGCGGCGAGCCACACCCGTGCGTATCCGCCCGGATCGGCCTGCCGGGTCCGGCCGAACACGTCGCGGCCACGGCGGTCGGCTTCCGCCGCGAGCGCGTCCGCCAGGTCGGCCGCTGCCCGGAAGCCGCTACGCCGAAGGGCCGCGGTTCCTGACGCCCGGTCGCCGTCGCGTGCGGGCTCGGCGGCGGTTCGCCGGCCCCCGGAGACGGCGACCTCGACCAGTCGTCGCAGCCGCCACAGAGGTGCTTCGGCCACCGGATCCGGTGGGAACGCGGACAGGGTCTCCACCGACGGCAGTTCGTCGGCCGACGGGAAATGCGCGCCCTCGAGGCGGTCGTAGCCCAGATCGGCGTGTCCCGCCCACTCGGTCGGCAGACGCAGGGTCGCCGTGCCGTCCGGCACAGGGCCGACCGCCAGTGGCCGCAGTGTCGCGGCGCGGGCCGGGTCGAGACGCCCGACGACGCGCAACCGCAAACCGGGCCGCGAGGCCAGTTTGCGGAAGTTGGCCGTATGCGCCAGGTCGGGGTGGCTGTTGGACGGCACCAGCCGGATCAGCAGACCCTCGCCGTCCGCTTCCTGTGCGGGCAACTCCCGGGCGAACAGCTGGTCTTCGGCCGCTCCTACGATGACCACGTCACAGCCGATGAGTTCGTCGGCCGTCTGTCCGACCTGTTCCGGCTCGCTCGTCCCGGCGCCGTTGAACCGTGCCGCCACGGCCTCGGTCAACGGGCGGGAGAACAGCCGGGCGAGCGGGCCGGACGTCCACGACAGGCCCGTGACCGGGGTGGCGCGTACCCCCTTCCCGGCGCCGAGGCGGCCG
Above is a window of Streptomyces sp. NBC_00490 DNA encoding:
- a CDS encoding SigE family RNA polymerase sigma factor; translation: MTGQQRAVEFDRFVAARWSALLHLARLLTGGDRYRAEDLLQDALVKLWFAWPKVAHQAPEAYVRKVLARAAARSARRRWWGEHPVDQLPDPPGAGDETAAVDERTRLEAMLALLPARQRAAVVLRYYQDLPERDVAEVLGCPVGTARSLTARGVARLRRLLAEAVEPVE